The Thermus tengchongensis region GGTAAACGCCCTCTTCGCCCAGGCGGCGGAGGAGGTCTACCTCATGGTGGCGGGCCGGGCCCTAAGGCTCTAATGCTCTATCCCCCTTTGGGCGGGCACCCCCAGGTCGAAGGCGTGCTTCACCTTGCGCATCTCGGTGACGGTGTCCGCCAGGGCCAGCAGGGGCTCAGGGGCCCCCCTCCCGGTGACCACCACGTGCACGTGGCGGGGGCGGCTACGCAGGGTATCCAAGAACTCCTCCAGGGATATCCAGCCGTAGCGCAGGGGGTAGGTGGCCTCATCCAGGACGACCAGGTCCCACGCCCCCGAGAGGAGGGCCTCCTTGGCCCGTTCCCAGCCCTCCAGGGCCAGGGCCTTGGAGGCCTCGAGGTCCCGGCTCTTCCAGGTAAACCCGTCCCCCAGGCCCTCAATGGGGATGCCCAAGGCCTCCAGGGCCCGGTGCTCCCCGAAGCGGGCCCCCTGGTGCTTGAGGAACTGGAAGATGCGCACCCTAAGCCCCCGGCCGTGGGCCCTTAGGGCCAGGCCGAAGGCGGCGGTGCTTTTGCCCTTGCCGTCCCCCGTGTAGACCAAAAGGAGGCCCCGCCTCTCCCCTTGCGGCTTGGCGTAGGGCTTCACCCGCTTAGGCTCCTCCACAGGGCATAGCCTACCAGGCCCCCCAGCTCCGAAAGGGCGATCATGGCCCCCAGCACGTCCCCGTTCACCCCCCC contains the following coding sequences:
- the cobO gene encoding cob(I)yrinic acid a,c-diamide adenosyltransferase, whose protein sequence is MEEPKRVKPYAKPQGERRGLLLVYTGDGKGKSTAAFGLALRAHGRGLRVRIFQFLKHQGARFGEHRALEALGIPIEGLGDGFTWKSRDLEASKALALEGWERAKEALLSGAWDLVVLDEATYPLRYGWISLEEFLDTLRSRPRHVHVVVTGRGAPEPLLALADTVTEMRKVKHAFDLGVPAQRGIEH